The genomic interval ATAAATTATCTCTATCTAAATTAAAATTGTTCTCCGCATTAGCGATAGCAGAATTTAACACTTTTTCAAGGACTCTTGCACCCTTTTTAGGTGTAAATCTAAGGATTGTCAAAGCTTCATCTACATGTTTTCCTCTAATCTCTTTGCATATATAGTTAACCTTCAAAGGTGAAATCCTTATATATTTAGCTTCAGCTCTAGCTTCCATCCTCATTCCCTCCTTTATATCTATTTAAGTGCTGTTGACCTTTCAGTCTTATCACCGTGTCCTCTAAATGTTCTAGTAGGTACAAATTCGCCAAGCTTGTGTCCTACCATATCTTCTGTTATATATATGGGTACATGCTTTCTTCCATCGTGAACTGCAATAGTATGACCTACCATTTGAGGAAATATGGTGGAACGACGAGACCAAGTTTTAATGACTTTTTTCTCATTTTTCTTATTTAATTCTTCTATCTTCTTTAGAAGATGGTCATCACAAAAGGGACCTTTCTTTAAAGATCTACCCATTATTATTCCTCCTTTCAGACATCGTTAGCTACTTTTTCCTTCTTCTCACAATATATTTATCCGATTTCTTGTTCTTAGGTCTAGTTTTATATCCTAGTGTAGGTTTACCCCATGGAGTTAAAGGCGATGGCATACCAATTGGAGCCCTTCCTTCTCCACCACCATGTGGGTGATCTACAGGGTTCATAGCACTACCTCTAACATGAGGTCTTCTACCTCTATGTCTGCTTTTTCCCGCTTTGCCTAATGTTAAGTTTTCATGTTCAACATTTCCTACTTGCCCAATAGTTGCACGGCAATCTAATAGAACCAATCTAAATTCTCCTGAAGGTAATCTTAACTGTGCATATTTCCCTTCTTTACCCATTAGTTGAGCTTCAGAGCCAGCAGATCTTACAAGTTGGCCTCCTTTTCCTGGACTTAACTCTACATTATGAACAGTAGTACCTACCGGAATATTTCTAAGAGGTAAAGCATTGCCTATTTTAATATCTGCATGTTCTCCAGATTCAATAACATCTCCAACCCTTAATTTGTTTGGAGCAAGTATATATCTTTTTTCACCATCAACATAATGTATTAATGCAATTCTGGCTGTCCTATTTGGATCGTATTCTATAGCTGCAACCTTTCCTGGAATTCCGTCTTTATCCCTCTTAAAATCTATGATTCTATACTTTCTCTTAGCTCCGCCTCCCCTATGGCGTACTGTAATTCTCCCTTGAGAGTTTCTTCCACCTGTTTTCTTCAAGGTAACAACCAAAGACTTTTCAGGCTCTCTTTTGGTTATCTCTGCAAAGTCGGAAACAGTCATTTGACGTATGCCTGGGGAAGTTGCTTTGTATTTTTTAATACTCAATGTTATTCCCTCCTTCTTCTAAAAACTACTACATTCCTTCAAAGAATTCTATTTCCTTAGAATCTTCAGTTAAAGTTACTATTGCCTTTTTCCAGTTGGGTCTCCTACCAACATGTACTCCCATTCTCTTTTCTTTTCCCAACATGTTCATGGTATTTACCTTTTCAACTTTTACATCGAATATCTTTTCTATAGCCTTTTTAATTTCAGACTTATTCGCTCTTTTATCTACTTGAAATGTGTATTTTTTTTCGGCCATAGCATTCATACTTTCTTCTGTTATTATAGGCCTAATGATTATGTCGTGTGGATTACGCATTATGCATACACCTCCTCCACTTTCCTAACCGCATCTTTAGTGATTATAAAGGAATCATAGTTTAAAATATCATAAACATTCAAAGTGTTTACCAATGCGGTTTCTACATTCGGAATATTCCTAGCTGATTTAATTACATTTAGGTTCTTCTCATCCATTACTATTAAAGCTTTTTTGTTAGCTTTTATATTTTCTAATATCTTAACCATTTCCTTAGTCTTAGGTTCACTCAAATTTAACTCGTCTAATACTATTATCTCATCGTTTAGGACCTTAGAACTTAAAGCTGATTTCATAGCTAATCTTTTAACCTTCTTAGGAACTTTGTAGCTGTAATCTCTTGGTTTTGGTGGGAAAACTATTCCTCCGCCTACCCATTGAGGCGCTCTTATGCTTCCTTGGCGAGCTCTACCTGTACCTTTTTGTCTCCAAGGTTTTCTTCCTCCACCTCTAACCTCTGCCCTCGTCTTAGCAGATTGAGTCCCTTGTCTTCTATTAGCTAAATGGTTCTTTACCACTTCGTAAAGCACATGCTGATTTACTTCAACGCCGAAAACATTATCACTTAATTCCATTTCTCCTACTTGTTCACCTAATATGTTGTAAACATTCACCTTAGGCATACCAGTTCCTCCTTTCTACTATCTCTTATCTGTTTTTGACAGATTCCTTTATAATTAACAAGCCACCCTTTGGTCCTGGTACGGCACCTTTTACCAATAATAGATTCTTATCCGCATCTACCCTAACCACTTCAAGGTTTTGGACTGTCACTCTTTCATTTCCCATTCTACCAGCTTGTTTTGAACCTTTAAAAACTCTTGCCGGGAAAGTAGCTGCTGCCCTAGCACCTGGCCCCCTATGATATTTAGAACCATGACTTTCAGGTCCTCTTGAGAAATTATGTCTCTTGATAGGGCCTTGAGTCCCTTTACCCTTTGATATTCCTGTAACATCCACTTTATCTCCAGCTTCAAATACATCCACTTTAATTTCCTGACCAACTTCAAATTCTTCTACATTATCCACTCTAAATTCTCTAAGATATCTTTTATATTCTACTCCTGCCTTATCGAAATGTCCTTTTAAAGGCCTATTAACTCTTTTTTCCTTTACATCTGCGAAACCTACTTGTACAGCATTATATCCATCATTTTCTACAGTTTTCTTTTGTATTACCTTAACAGGACCTGCTTCAACAACTGTTACTGGAATAACAACTCCATCTTCATTAAATATCTGAGTCATTCCAATTTTTCTTCCTAGTATATTTTTCATCTCTACACCTCCTATTATCTTACAGCGGATTACCCTTTGGTAATCATTCTAAGAAATTATAGCTTAATCTCAATATCTACACCTGCTGGTAAATTCAACTTCATAAGTGAATCTACAGTTTTTTGATTTGGATTGAGAATATCAATCAATCTCTTATGGGTTCTTTGTTCAAATTGTTCTCTTGAATCCTTATACTTATGAACCGCACGTAGAATTGTAATAACTTCCCTATCTGTTGGCAATGGTACTGGACCAGAAACGTCAGCCCCAGTTCTCTTAGCTGTCTCAACTATTTTTTGTGCAGATGCGTCTAGCAACTCATGATCATAAGCTTTCAATCTAATCCTTATTTTTTGTTTGTTCTTATTTGACATTAAAATTCCCTCCTTCTATCGCATGTTGTTTTTTACATGCGACAAGGAATTGCCGATACACACTTCCGGGTGTGTTGTAACTTTTTTTATATAAAAGCTAAGCCATTTAAGACAATTCCCGTCGCCCGATTTTAAACCGGACATTCTCAACAAAAATTCCCCCCGCACTCAATCCAATAAACAAATCAGATACAATTAATTTTACAAGGGATTGAGAAATATTTTAATTACAATATTTATTTATAGGATTGAGTGCGGGGCAACCTTTTGTATCATCGCAATGTCTAAAAATAAAAGTTTTTGGACACTACTATAGTTTATAGCATATTTTAGAAAAACTCAAGTCTTTTTTATACTGTTTGTTAATTTTTTTGAATAACAAGAGATATGAAAAGAAAGGGAGCTTTTAGTCCCCTTCTTTTAAAATTATTACCCAAGAATCTTAGTAACA from Tepidimicrobium xylanilyticum carries:
- the rplD gene encoding 50S ribosomal protein L4, with protein sequence MPKVNVYNILGEQVGEMELSDNVFGVEVNQHVLYEVVKNHLANRRQGTQSAKTRAEVRGGGRKPWRQKGTGRARQGSIRAPQWVGGGIVFPPKPRDYSYKVPKKVKRLAMKSALSSKVLNDEIIVLDELNLSEPKTKEMVKILENIKANKKALIVMDEKNLNVIKSARNIPNVETALVNTLNVYDILNYDSFIITKDAVRKVEEVYA
- the rpsS gene encoding 30S ribosomal protein S19 — encoded protein: MGRSLKKGPFCDDHLLKKIEELNKKNEKKVIKTWSRRSTIFPQMVGHTIAVHDGRKHVPIYITEDMVGHKLGEFVPTRTFRGHGDKTERSTALK
- the rpsJ gene encoding 30S ribosomal protein S10 — encoded protein: MSNKNKQKIRIRLKAYDHELLDASAQKIVETAKRTGADVSGPVPLPTDREVITILRAVHKYKDSREQFEQRTHKRLIDILNPNQKTVDSLMKLNLPAGVDIEIKL
- the rplB gene encoding 50S ribosomal protein L2, whose translation is MSIKKYKATSPGIRQMTVSDFAEITKREPEKSLVVTLKKTGGRNSQGRITVRHRGGGAKRKYRIIDFKRDKDGIPGKVAAIEYDPNRTARIALIHYVDGEKRYILAPNKLRVGDVIESGEHADIKIGNALPLRNIPVGTTVHNVELSPGKGGQLVRSAGSEAQLMGKEGKYAQLRLPSGEFRLVLLDCRATIGQVGNVEHENLTLGKAGKSRHRGRRPHVRGSAMNPVDHPHGGGEGRAPIGMPSPLTPWGKPTLGYKTRPKNKKSDKYIVRRRKK
- the rplW gene encoding 50S ribosomal protein L23, which codes for MRNPHDIIIRPIITEESMNAMAEKKYTFQVDKRANKSEIKKAIEKIFDVKVEKVNTMNMLGKEKRMGVHVGRRPNWKKAIVTLTEDSKEIEFFEGM
- the rplV gene encoding 50S ribosomal protein L22, whose amino-acid sequence is MEARAEAKYIRISPLKVNYICKEIRGKHVDEALTILRFTPKKGARVLEKVLNSAIANAENNFNLDRDNLYVKEAYANDGPQLKRWRPRARGMAYPILKRTSHIGVVVEERE
- the rplC gene encoding 50S ribosomal protein L3, giving the protein MKNILGRKIGMTQIFNEDGVVIPVTVVEAGPVKVIQKKTVENDGYNAVQVGFADVKEKRVNRPLKGHFDKAGVEYKRYLREFRVDNVEEFEVGQEIKVDVFEAGDKVDVTGISKGKGTQGPIKRHNFSRGPESHGSKYHRGPGARAAATFPARVFKGSKQAGRMGNERVTVQNLEVVRVDADKNLLLVKGAVPGPKGGLLIIKESVKNR